From Paenibacillus sp. GP183, one genomic window encodes:
- a CDS encoding amidase — protein sequence MIAIENDLTSLVHMVKTKQISSVELVKYFLSVIEQKNSEINAWVTILGEQAIEQAKLLERKIMAGEDAGYLAGIPFSVKDIFFTSGIKTTCGSKVMGNYVSNYDAAAVSKLKNAGGILLGKNTTAEFAFSHLTQTRNPWNLAHSPGGSSSGSAAAVASGMTPFSLGSQTGGSLIRPAAYCGLVALKPTLGRLSRYGVIPVSWTLDHIGALTKTVQDQALVLNVMSGYDKNDPISLRTEKIQSHITRLKNLNGIKIGVPKRYFDNIEEDVRVSINKCIQNFIELGAVTIDIDLPESFESAVSAQAIISHSEASSYHMDTYIKKKDLYGESLRYRLAVGMSIPQTAYVKALQVRKVYIQQMQSILNSVDVMITPSAPNTAPEGYGTGDQRFNSPFTLAGVPSLTIPCGVSKLGLPIGCQLVGKALSEESLLRFALLYEESHPIGRKV from the coding sequence GTGATTGCCATTGAGAATGATTTAACAAGTCTGGTTCATATGGTTAAGACTAAGCAAATTTCGTCTGTTGAACTGGTGAAGTACTTTTTGAGTGTCATCGAACAGAAGAATTCTGAAATTAATGCTTGGGTAACGATTTTGGGAGAGCAGGCGATTGAACAGGCTAAGTTACTTGAGCGAAAAATAATGGCTGGTGAAGATGCTGGTTATCTCGCTGGTATACCTTTCTCAGTAAAGGATATCTTTTTTACCAGTGGAATAAAAACGACTTGTGGTTCGAAGGTTATGGGAAATTACGTCTCGAACTATGATGCTGCAGCGGTTTCAAAATTAAAAAACGCGGGAGGGATTCTTCTTGGTAAGAACACGACAGCCGAATTTGCATTTTCCCACTTGACCCAAACCCGAAATCCATGGAATTTAGCGCATTCCCCCGGAGGTTCAAGTTCAGGTTCGGCAGCTGCGGTAGCGTCCGGTATGACGCCTTTCTCCCTTGGTTCCCAAACGGGCGGATCCTTAATCAGACCGGCTGCATATTGCGGATTGGTTGCCTTGAAACCGACATTGGGACGTTTAAGCCGCTATGGTGTCATTCCTGTTAGCTGGACGCTTGACCACATTGGCGCGTTAACAAAAACAGTTCAGGATCAGGCTCTGGTTTTGAACGTCATGTCTGGGTATGACAAAAATGATCCAATCTCGCTAAGGACAGAAAAAATCCAATCCCACATAACCAGGTTAAAAAATTTAAACGGGATCAAAATTGGTGTTCCCAAGCGATACTTTGACAACATAGAAGAAGATGTGAGGGTTTCTATTAATAAATGCATCCAAAATTTCATTGAATTGGGAGCTGTTACAATCGATATTGATTTGCCGGAATCTTTTGAGTCGGCTGTTTCTGCGCAAGCAATTATTTCTCATTCGGAAGCAAGCAGTTATCACATGGATACATATATCAAGAAAAAAGATTTATACGGGGAGAGTTTGCGCTATCGATTGGCTGTGGGAATGTCGATTCCCCAGACGGCTTATGTAAAGGCGCTGCAGGTTCGAAAAGTTTACATTCAGCAAATGCAATCGATTTTGAATTCTGTAGATGTAATGATAACCCCTTCTGCCCCGAATACGGCTCCGGAAGGATATGGAACTGGGGATCAGCGATTCAATTCTCCTTTCACATTAGCCGGCGTGCCCTCGTTAACTATTCCTTGCGGCGTTTCTAAATTGGGCCTGCCCATCGGTTGTCAACTTGTAGGAAAGGCATTATCGGAAGAAAGCTTATTAAGATTTGCTCTATTGTACGAAGAAAGTCATCCCATCGGCAGAAAGGTATGA
- a CDS encoding AbrB family transcriptional regulator — protein MRSYLAALSLTLGSLALGWTFVSLGFRLGWLFGGMIGSAIFSSYIRPRIRISLPLSFNHIRKVGQAVLGVGIGSMLHVIEILQLHWLLIDVLVMVVISLTLSFSFGWLYFIISKKVSLKTAIFATLPGGAGIMGSVAKEHGADSLIVTLLQSFRIVFVVVMASLLVSHVGSGMPHRTVGGFSVLFLSTLQSIGITVVLAAGGAWMAQRLRITTGTLLGPLLLTVLFVNTAGIFIPFGVPRILSVTAQMFLGIALGNGLGAIFNIERMKQLAIGIVIMVCTVASNALVVLYLLTVPKLSWESAVLSAAPGGAVEMIVLAQSLNLSLEIIVTAQITRQILINVMVPLWVLLANKSENFILAKRKRRSFAQEESTILDTRN, from the coding sequence TTGCGATCCTATTTGGCCGCTTTGAGTCTTACACTCGGATCCTTAGCGTTGGGGTGGACTTTTGTTTCGCTTGGATTTCGTTTAGGCTGGTTGTTTGGCGGAATGATCGGATCCGCAATATTTTCAAGCTATATTCGTCCCAGAATAAGGATATCCCTTCCCCTATCATTCAATCACATCCGTAAGGTCGGACAGGCGGTGCTCGGAGTCGGAATCGGTTCGATGCTGCACGTGATTGAGATCCTTCAGCTTCACTGGCTGTTAATAGATGTACTTGTCATGGTGGTTATTTCGCTGACTCTTTCATTTTCATTCGGATGGCTCTATTTCATCATTTCAAAAAAAGTTTCCTTGAAGACAGCCATATTTGCTACTCTTCCGGGCGGGGCTGGGATCATGGGAAGTGTAGCGAAGGAACATGGTGCAGATTCGTTGATTGTGACTTTACTTCAATCATTTCGTATCGTGTTTGTGGTAGTAATGGCATCGCTATTGGTAAGCCACGTCGGATCAGGAATGCCGCATCGTACGGTGGGGGGGTTCTCTGTATTGTTCCTGAGCACGCTCCAGTCTATCGGAATCACGGTCGTGCTTGCAGCAGGGGGAGCTTGGATGGCACAACGGCTTAGAATCACTACGGGAACGCTTCTTGGACCGTTACTTTTGACTGTCTTGTTCGTGAATACGGCCGGCATATTCATTCCTTTTGGTGTACCGAGAATTCTAAGCGTTACCGCTCAGATGTTTTTGGGAATTGCTCTCGGTAATGGACTGGGTGCCATCTTTAATATTGAGCGGATGAAACAATTGGCAATTGGTATTGTCATCATGGTCTGTACCGTTGCTTCCAATGCGCTTGTCGTCCTGTATTTGTTGACTGTACCCAAGTTATCGTGGGAATCTGCCGTTCTTAGTGCAGCACCAGGGGGCGCAGTGGAAATGATCGTGCTGGCCCAGTCCCTGAATTTGTCGCTTGAAATTATCGTAACAGCTCAAATCACCCGTCAAATACTCATTAACGTGATGGTGCCTTTATGGGTACTATTGGCTAATAAGAGCGAAAATTTCATTCTCGCTAAAAGGAAGAGAAGAAGCTTCGCTCAGGAAGAGAGTACGATTCTGGACACGAGAAACTGA
- a CDS encoding LysR family transcriptional regulator, translating into MNEDHVRTFLVVYRLKNYKKAAEELFIPQPTVSYRILQLENELGKKLLIRGKGEVRLTEEGRAFLPHAMQVVESMELGRKAMVKLKEGMLGKLDIGISNTFCSYLLPDIIHTFIQKYPDTQITVRSNNSFEVIEAIKNKHFELGVTRFTIYDRQIMFRKIITEPLYAIVPKGHPLIDEPSVSMERLLKEPLILFPQGSQLRDTIDMCLNRSGHPYEVKYATNNMELLKSLIINHSGISFFSPSYVLRELESKELIKLPIVNNPFPPRQSYIVYRKNELNSLDEIFIEHLLRHIDLRYANL; encoded by the coding sequence ATGAATGAGGATCATGTCCGAACGTTTCTTGTCGTATATCGTTTAAAAAACTATAAGAAAGCTGCAGAAGAACTGTTCATTCCTCAACCCACAGTTTCATACCGGATTTTGCAATTGGAAAATGAGTTGGGCAAGAAATTGCTGATTCGCGGAAAAGGCGAGGTGCGATTAACGGAGGAGGGGCGGGCATTTCTTCCGCATGCGATGCAGGTGGTCGAATCGATGGAGTTGGGCCGTAAAGCGATGGTAAAATTAAAGGAAGGAATGCTGGGGAAGTTGGATATTGGAATTTCAAATACTTTTTGCTCATACTTACTGCCCGATATCATTCATACATTTATCCAAAAATATCCGGACACTCAAATCACCGTTCGTTCCAATAATTCGTTTGAGGTCATCGAAGCGATCAAAAACAAACACTTCGAGCTTGGAGTGACAAGATTTACAATTTACGATCGTCAGATCATGTTTCGGAAAATTATAACCGAGCCATTGTATGCCATTGTGCCGAAAGGCCACCCACTAATTGACGAGCCCTCCGTCTCCATGGAAAGGCTATTGAAAGAACCTTTAATCTTATTTCCGCAAGGATCACAATTACGGGATACGATCGACATGTGTTTAAATCGGTCCGGGCATCCGTATGAAGTCAAATACGCTACCAACAACATGGAATTGCTCAAGAGTTTAATCATCAATCATTCCGGTATTTCTTTCTTCTCTCCCTCCTATGTATTAAGGGAATTGGAATCCAAAGAATTGATAAAACTTCCTATCGTAAATAACCCGTTTCCTCCTCGCCAATCCTATATTGTCTACCGGAAAAACGAATTGAACAGTCTGGACGAAATATTTATCGAACATCTACTTCGACATATTGATTTGCGATACGCCAATTTGTAA
- a CDS encoding amidohydrolase: MKIINPHNVIETRRDLHSHPEVGFTEFRTASKIVETLKGLGYEVTYGDDALDIESRRGVPSETELEAAYQRALQDGANPAILEKMRGGYTAVIGILKGNAVGPTIAFRFDIDALPIKESQDPEHFPQINGFGSKYEGYMHACAHDGHTAIGLELARKMSDQDFSGTLKLIFQPAEEAGRGAYSIVQKGIVDDVDKIFCLHLGLGVPLGEICGGSKDVLANTRLKAEFYGVPSHSGISPEKGRNALLGASTALLNIHAIPRFGNSTTRVNVGVLEGGTAPNIVPEYAKMIIETRAVLSEVNKELEKRVRNIIAHSAAMHELEYKIEIIGEGTTMECDDELISITLEEANKVEGFHSFKEHYSFGASEDASFLIQRVQQLGGKGTYMVIGTPLAAPHHHQQFDIDERVLPISAMLVERIARRTLSNS; encoded by the coding sequence ATGAAAATAATTAATCCACACAATGTGATAGAGACCCGCCGTGATTTACATAGCCATCCTGAGGTTGGATTTACAGAATTTAGAACAGCTTCAAAAATAGTAGAAACATTAAAAGGCTTAGGGTATGAGGTTACATATGGAGATGATGCATTAGACATCGAATCGAGAAGGGGAGTACCGTCCGAAACCGAATTAGAAGCAGCTTATCAAAGGGCATTGCAAGACGGTGCAAATCCTGCAATTCTTGAGAAAATGAGAGGAGGGTATACAGCAGTAATTGGAATACTCAAAGGTAATGCAGTGGGTCCGACGATTGCATTTAGATTTGATATAGATGCTTTACCCATCAAGGAAAGTCAAGATCCCGAACATTTCCCTCAAATAAATGGATTTGGTTCGAAATATGAAGGATATATGCATGCTTGCGCACATGACGGCCATACAGCCATTGGTTTGGAGCTCGCAAGGAAAATGTCAGACCAGGATTTTTCCGGTACTTTAAAATTAATTTTCCAACCTGCCGAAGAAGCTGGAAGAGGGGCTTATTCCATCGTTCAGAAAGGGATTGTGGATGATGTTGATAAAATTTTTTGTTTGCATTTGGGGCTAGGTGTTCCACTAGGAGAAATTTGTGGGGGATCTAAAGATGTATTAGCTAATACAAGACTAAAGGCAGAATTCTACGGGGTTCCTTCTCATTCAGGTATATCACCTGAAAAAGGGCGTAATGCTTTGCTTGGGGCTTCTACAGCGTTGTTAAATATTCATGCAATACCTAGGTTTGGGAATAGTACAACAAGAGTGAACGTCGGGGTTTTAGAAGGTGGTACTGCCCCGAATATTGTTCCTGAATACGCAAAAATGATTATCGAGACGCGAGCAGTTTTATCTGAGGTGAACAAAGAATTAGAAAAACGGGTAAGGAACATTATCGCTCACAGTGCAGCTATGCACGAACTGGAATATAAGATTGAGATCATTGGGGAAGGAACCACTATGGAATGTGATGATGAGTTGATTTCAATCACTTTAGAGGAGGCAAACAAGGTAGAAGGTTTCCATTCTTTTAAAGAGCATTATTCATTTGGTGCAAGTGAGGATGCCAGTTTCTTGATTCAACGTGTTCAACAGCTTGGGGGGAAGGGTACATATATGGTTATTGGGACCCCATTAGCAGCGCCGCATCACCATCAACAATTTGATATTGATGAAAGGGTCCTTCCGATCAGTGCAATGTTAGTAGAGCGAATTGCGAGAAGAACACTAAGTAATAGCTGA
- a CDS encoding helix-turn-helix domain-containing protein: MDKVFKALADGTRRELLDLLFANNGQSLGELCKQMTMTRQAVTKHLLLLEEANLVTVVWQGREKLHYLNPVPIGEIYQRWIGKFERHRIEALNTLKQALEEESNHE; the protein is encoded by the coding sequence ATGGACAAAGTATTTAAAGCACTTGCCGATGGAACTCGCAGAGAATTACTCGACCTCTTGTTCGCGAATAACGGACAATCCTTAGGAGAACTCTGTAAACAAATGACTATGACTCGTCAAGCTGTTACGAAGCACCTTCTGCTGCTGGAAGAGGCAAATCTGGTTACTGTCGTTTGGCAAGGCCGTGAAAAGCTGCATTATCTTAATCCGGTACCTATCGGGGAAATTTATCAACGCTGGATCGGCAAGTTTGAGCGTCACCGGATTGAGGCATTAAACACACTAAAGCAAGCCTTGGAGGAGGAATCTAATCATGAATAA
- a CDS encoding SRPBCC family protein — protein sequence MNKTSFVYVTYIATTSEKLWAALTNSEFTKQYFFGSEIVSDWQVGSSFKLMNKDKVEHYGEVLVYEPYRLLTVTWSVKDVEGDRISKVTYELTPMNSTIKLTLRHEDLLDKDIRKDEGKFNGFNNGWPAILSNLKSLLETGKTLL from the coding sequence ATGAATAAAACTTCATTCGTTTATGTGACTTACATCGCAACTACATCCGAGAAGCTGTGGGCAGCCCTAACTAACAGTGAATTCACCAAGCAGTATTTTTTCGGTAGTGAAATCGTTTCAGATTGGCAAGTTGGTTCCAGCTTTAAATTGATGAATAAAGATAAGGTTGAACATTATGGTGAAGTTCTTGTATATGAGCCGTATCGTTTACTCACAGTTACTTGGAGCGTCAAAGACGTTGAAGGAGATCGAATCTCTAAGGTTACATATGAATTAACACCCATGAACTCTACTATAAAACTGACGCTCCGACACGAGGATTTATTAGATAAGGATATTCGCAAAGATGAAGGCAAGTTTAATGGATTTAATAATGGCTGGCCTGCCATTCTCAGCAATTTAAAGAGCCTGCTCGAAACAGGCAAAACCCTGCTTTAG
- a CDS encoding DinB family protein, with protein sequence MTNKLFVDYENAILEVLKLKEIPESSLLKPIQEGKWSVREIIGHLFYWDKFILDHLVPHITNNAVLPPFPDFDLHNQDAIKYIERYNSVVSLIDEFSQTRKQVIEKMFGIKNNIKFTIGTDNFTKDSFITVFIEHDTHHFKQIWDHLSLE encoded by the coding sequence ATGACTAATAAATTGTTTGTAGATTACGAAAATGCAATCCTTGAGGTTTTAAAATTAAAGGAAATCCCTGAATCTTCTCTTCTCAAACCTATTCAAGAAGGCAAGTGGTCTGTTAGAGAAATAATTGGTCACCTTTTTTACTGGGATAAGTTTATTTTAGACCATTTGGTTCCGCATATAACTAATAATGCCGTCTTACCCCCATTTCCTGACTTTGACCTTCACAATCAGGACGCAATAAAATATATAGAAAGATACAATTCAGTTGTTTCTCTGATTGATGAGTTTTCTCAAACACGAAAACAAGTAATTGAAAAAATGTTTGGTATTAAAAACAATATAAAATTTACAATCGGAACTGATAATTTTACAAAGGATAGTTTCATAACTGTTTTCATAGAACACGATACCCACCATTTTAAGCAAATTTGGGATCATTTGAGTCTGGAATGA
- a CDS encoding alpha/beta fold hydrolase, which yields MTENEHITDYETFELGDVHLKSGATLHKAKLAYKTHGTLNRNKDNVIVVPTCYSATHKDEEYRIGEGKALDPSKYFIIQLNQFGNGLSSSPSNTPMPYDQGRFPNITILDNVECQHKLITEKFGIERVDLVCGYSMGAQQTFQWAASYPDMVERIAPSCGTASTTPHNFVFIEGIKSALRADAAWNNGFYDKQPVTGVRALARVYAGWGLSQAFYYQKLYLDHGYSSLEDFLIRFWEGGFLNKDANNLLSMAWTWQYGDIGMTPGCDGNREKALSRIKAKAMILPGLTDLYFPPEDIQYEAKFIPNAEVRVIPSIYGHYAGGSFNQTDINFIDEAVKELLNA from the coding sequence ATGACAGAAAATGAACATATTACGGATTATGAAACCTTTGAATTAGGCGATGTTCATTTAAAAAGTGGGGCAACATTGCACAAGGCGAAGCTTGCCTACAAGACACATGGGACCTTGAACCGCAATAAAGACAATGTGATTGTGGTTCCCACTTGCTACTCGGCCACGCATAAAGACGAAGAGTACAGAATCGGAGAAGGGAAAGCGCTAGATCCGAGTAAATATTTCATTATTCAATTAAACCAGTTTGGGAACGGATTGTCATCCTCACCCAGCAACACACCGATGCCCTACGATCAGGGACGATTCCCGAACATAACCATACTTGATAATGTTGAATGCCAGCATAAATTGATCACTGAAAAATTTGGCATTGAACGTGTGGATCTAGTATGCGGTTATTCTATGGGGGCCCAACAGACTTTCCAATGGGCGGCTTCTTATCCTGATATGGTCGAACGTATTGCACCCTCATGTGGTACCGCATCAACAACTCCCCACAACTTCGTATTTATTGAGGGAATTAAAAGCGCTTTGCGTGCGGATGCGGCTTGGAACAACGGTTTCTATGACAAGCAACCGGTTACTGGTGTTCGGGCATTGGCTCGGGTTTATGCCGGTTGGGGACTATCGCAAGCTTTTTATTACCAAAAACTTTATCTCGATCATGGATATTCATCTCTTGAGGATTTCCTTATCCGTTTTTGGGAAGGGGGCTTCTTGAACAAGGATGCAAATAATTTATTATCCATGGCTTGGACCTGGCAGTATGGCGATATTGGCATGACACCCGGTTGCGACGGTAACCGCGAGAAAGCTTTAAGTCGCATAAAGGCCAAAGCAATGATTTTACCTGGGTTAACCGATCTTTATTTTCCACCAGAAGATATTCAATATGAAGCAAAATTTATTCCAAACGCAGAAGTTCGTGTCATTCCAAGTATTTACGGTCATTATGCCGGAGGAAGCTTTAACCAAACAGATATAAACTTCATCGATGAAGCCGTGAAAGAACTATTAAACGCATGA
- a CDS encoding IclR family transcriptional regulator produces MQNKNKTVTKTKEILELFVEHESLSLQEISNISGLSKTTAHRMIGSLEEVGLLTRNSAGKYQLGLMFLQYGQFVKERLDIRQIALPIMKELRDDVNEAVNLVIREGNEAIYIEKVDTNQPVRVYTQIGRRAPLYAGACPRILLSYMPVEERLKYIEETALVPCADGTFTDKNKLLKTIEQSVKLGYTVSHSELRNFSSAVAAPIFNHDGVAASLSLSGLHTSFHEARIPELVDKTINAANRISNQLGRVKQGPIG; encoded by the coding sequence ATGCAAAACAAAAATAAAACCGTCACGAAAACGAAAGAAATTTTGGAGTTGTTTGTAGAACATGAAAGTCTATCACTGCAGGAAATCTCCAATATTTCCGGGCTGTCCAAGACTACTGCGCACCGCATGATAGGTTCACTGGAGGAAGTAGGCTTGCTGACAAGAAACTCGGCAGGTAAGTACCAGCTCGGTTTGATGTTTCTTCAATATGGCCAGTTCGTCAAAGAACGTTTGGATATCCGTCAGATCGCTTTGCCGATTATGAAGGAACTGCGAGATGATGTGAACGAAGCCGTCAACCTTGTAATCAGAGAAGGAAATGAAGCCATTTATATCGAAAAGGTCGACACTAATCAACCAGTTAGAGTGTACACACAAATTGGACGAAGGGCCCCTCTTTATGCAGGAGCGTGTCCCCGAATTTTGCTGTCCTATATGCCTGTGGAAGAACGCTTGAAATACATTGAAGAAACTGCGCTCGTTCCCTGCGCCGACGGCACGTTTACCGATAAGAATAAACTGTTGAAAACAATTGAACAATCCGTGAAGCTCGGATATACAGTTAGCCATTCGGAACTGCGTAATTTCAGCTCCGCCGTGGCCGCGCCTATTTTTAACCATGATGGCGTCGCAGCCAGCCTTAGCTTGTCAGGTTTGCATACAAGCTTCCATGAGGCTCGAATTCCGGAATTAGTCGATAAAACGATAAACGCCGCGAATCGCATTTCCAATCAGCTCGGACGTGTTAAGCAAGGTCCTATTGGATAG
- a CDS encoding 5-oxoprolinase subunit PxpA produces MYEVDLNCDMGESFGAYRLGQDELILELVTSVNIACGFHAGDPSTMRKTVNLALNKQVAIGAHPGLPDLAGFGRRNMSISPQEAFDMTVYQVGALDGFVRSEGGIMQHVKPHGALYNMAAQNGELARAISEAVYKVNPELVLYGLSGSELIHAGAQIGLKTASEVFADRTYCRDGSLTPRSEPDALISDPTQAAAQIVRMVTEGIVRSRENVEIKITAETICIHGDGEHALQFAGSIREMLLSEGIRLRSIRNVSSIQ; encoded by the coding sequence ATGTATGAAGTGGACTTGAACTGTGATATGGGTGAAAGCTTCGGTGCCTATCGATTAGGCCAAGACGAGTTGATCCTCGAATTGGTTACGTCCGTTAATATTGCATGCGGTTTTCATGCAGGTGATCCAAGCACGATGAGAAAAACGGTAAATCTGGCTTTGAATAAACAGGTGGCTATCGGTGCGCACCCCGGGCTGCCGGATTTAGCGGGTTTTGGTCGACGAAATATGTCGATTTCTCCCCAGGAGGCATTCGACATGACCGTGTATCAAGTCGGCGCTCTGGATGGTTTTGTTCGGTCCGAAGGCGGAATCATGCAGCATGTCAAGCCGCATGGAGCCTTATACAATATGGCGGCTCAGAACGGCGAGCTGGCGCGAGCGATTTCCGAAGCTGTGTATAAAGTAAATCCAGAACTGGTCTTGTACGGTCTCTCGGGCAGCGAACTGATCCATGCCGGAGCTCAAATCGGGCTGAAGACGGCAAGCGAGGTGTTTGCCGACCGGACCTACTGCCGTGATGGAAGCCTTACCCCGAGAAGCGAACCGGACGCTTTAATCAGCGACCCGACGCAGGCGGCAGCCCAGATCGTGCGAATGGTGACAGAGGGCATCGTGCGTTCGCGGGAAAATGTGGAGATTAAGATTACTGCCGAGACCATATGTATTCACGGCGACGGCGAGCATGCGCTGCAATTTGCAGGCAGCATCCGTGAAATGCTTCTGTCTGAAGGGATCCGGCTTCGATCCATAAGAAATGTTAGTTCTATCCAATAG
- a CDS encoding biotin-dependent carboxyltransferase family protein, which yields MSLHIINPGLLSTIQDLGRFGFQNQGVIVCGAMDSFALRAANVLVGNGQGEAALEITLLGPSIRFEAETLIAICGADLSPIIDGQPVPLWRPVLVKTGKVLEFGACMQGTRAYLAVAGGIDVPLVMESRSTYLRAELGGLDGRAMKAGDVLLSRSVSEIPKNYIKKSLRALKSRPFAAAPWFIGSPARPAYAREAVIRVIRGRDFAYFTEDSRNAFVSQPFRVTPQSDRMGYRMEGPVLELESPLEPISQGVSFGTVQVPSEGNPIVLMADRQTIGGYPSIAEVATVDLPVLAQVKPGEYVRFTEISLEKAEELYIDMEQSFDLTAKAIGLYLMKEGGV from the coding sequence ATGAGTCTCCATATCATAAATCCGGGTCTTTTATCTACAATTCAAGATCTAGGGAGGTTCGGATTCCAAAATCAAGGGGTCATTGTTTGCGGAGCAATGGATTCGTTCGCCCTTCGTGCGGCAAATGTGCTTGTAGGCAACGGACAAGGTGAAGCGGCATTGGAAATCACGCTGCTGGGACCGTCCATTCGCTTCGAGGCCGAAACGCTCATTGCCATATGTGGAGCTGATCTTTCTCCTATCATCGATGGACAGCCGGTTCCATTATGGAGGCCTGTTCTCGTCAAAACCGGAAAAGTGCTTGAATTTGGAGCCTGCATGCAAGGGACGCGCGCTTATTTAGCCGTTGCGGGAGGAATCGACGTTCCGCTCGTGATGGAAAGCCGCAGCACCTATCTGCGTGCGGAACTAGGAGGTCTTGATGGGAGGGCGATGAAAGCAGGAGATGTGCTCCTCAGCAGGTCTGTTTCCGAAATTCCGAAAAATTATATAAAGAAAAGCTTGAGAGCTTTAAAATCGAGACCTTTTGCTGCAGCCCCATGGTTTATCGGTTCTCCGGCCCGCCCCGCATATGCGAGAGAAGCGGTGATCCGCGTAATTCGCGGTCGCGATTTTGCGTATTTTACCGAAGATAGCAGGAATGCCTTTGTAAGCCAACCATTTCGCGTTACGCCTCAATCGGACCGGATGGGTTACCGCATGGAGGGTCCGGTGCTCGAATTGGAATCGCCTCTGGAACCGATCTCCCAAGGGGTATCGTTTGGAACGGTTCAGGTTCCTTCGGAAGGTAACCCGATCGTTTTAATGGCGGACCGGCAAACGATTGGGGGTTACCCGAGCATTGCGGAGGTGGCTACTGTCGATCTTCCCGTACTAGCTCAAGTGAAACCGGGTGAGTATGTCCGGTTTACCGAAATATCTTTGGAGAAGGCAGAGGAATTGTATATCGACATGGAACAGTCATTTGATCTGACGGCCAAAGCGATCGGGCTTTATCTCATGAAAGAAGGTGGCGTTTAA
- the pxpB gene encoding 5-oxoprolinase subunit PxpB: protein MSGLYEAEENGVRFLPLGDRAIVIDLGGGIHPDTHAKIKSLCFQLELNPFPGIVEIVPAFTTVSVFYEPMKLRDPNTGVQLPHYGITAARSPFEVVKEIVSRMVSFLDSTTPESPKVVEIPVCYGGEFGPDLQDVATHTGLSSEQVIKIHSSQDYLVYMIGFAPGFPYLGGMSERLAVPRRSTPRQSIHPGSVGIGGKQTGVYPISTPGGWQLIGETPLKLFRPDQPEPSLLKAGDIVRFLPIQPDQFEDWKEDCV, encoded by the coding sequence ATGTCGGGCCTATATGAAGCGGAAGAGAATGGTGTTCGTTTTCTGCCGCTTGGCGACAGAGCGATCGTCATCGATTTGGGTGGCGGCATCCATCCGGACACCCACGCGAAAATCAAATCGTTGTGCTTTCAATTGGAGCTGAATCCTTTTCCCGGCATCGTGGAGATCGTGCCGGCCTTTACGACGGTCTCTGTTTTTTACGAACCGATGAAATTGCGTGATCCGAACACGGGAGTCCAATTGCCGCATTATGGCATTACGGCAGCTCGCTCCCCTTTTGAGGTTGTCAAGGAGATCGTCAGCCGGATGGTTTCGTTTTTGGATTCGACTACGCCCGAAAGCCCCAAGGTCGTAGAAATACCGGTTTGCTACGGAGGGGAATTCGGGCCTGATTTACAAGATGTAGCGACACATACTGGGCTGAGTTCGGAGCAAGTCATCAAGATTCATTCAAGCCAAGATTATTTGGTATATATGATTGGATTCGCTCCGGGCTTTCCTTATCTCGGAGGGATGTCGGAACGTTTAGCCGTTCCAAGACGAAGCACTCCGAGACAATCCATTCATCCCGGTTCTGTCGGCATCGGCGGCAAGCAGACCGGTGTATATCCGATTTCCACTCCAGGTGGTTGGCAATTAATCGGAGAAACCCCATTGAAGCTGTTTCGTCCTGATCAACCAGAGCCGAGTTTGCTGAAAGCTGGCGACATTGTCCGATTTCTGCCGATTCAGCCAGATCAATTTGAAGATTGGAAAGAGGATTGCGTATGA